CAGCGTCCATAGCTCTGCATCACCAGGTCGGCGGGGCTCATGCTGACTCCTGAAAAGGGCGGAAGGCAGCGTGCCAGACGCTGCCGTGGGTGAGTCAGACGCTGCTGGCGCGGGTGGCGACACCCTCAGCCGTGGATGCCGCGGGCCATCTCGATGATGTAGGTGATGATCGGCTTGGCCAGGAAGGCGAACAGGCACAGGCCCAGGCCGAGGAACAGGATGGCGGTGCCGAGGCGGCCGGCCTTGGACTTCTTCGCCAGGTCCCAGATGATGAAGGCCATGAACACCATCAGCCCGCCGACCAGGACGTACATCATCAGGGCTTCGAACTGTTCGGTTTCCATGGCGACCTCGGGGCAGAAAAGCGGGTCGCGATTATACGCGCCGGCGCTGCCCGCGCAGTAGACCCAGGCCTGCGGCGAT
This DNA window, taken from Pseudomonas alcaligenes, encodes the following:
- a CDS encoding DUF2788 domain-containing protein, whose amino-acid sequence is METEQFEALMMYVLVGGLMVFMAFIIWDLAKKSKAGRLGTAILFLGLGLCLFAFLAKPIITYIIEMARGIHG